The DNA window CGCAATTTTCGCACTTCTGCTCGATAATTTGTCCCTCGCCGTTACAAGTCGGACAGGCGGAAACCTGCGCGAAACTGCCGAAGGGCGTGCGAGTAGAACGACGAATTTGACCGCTGCCGTTACAGGTCGGACAAGTTTTTGAGCCGGTTCCCGACTTCGCGCCGCTACCGCTACACACCTTACAGGTTTCGAGGTGCGGGATGCGAATTTCTTTGTCGCCGCCGAAAATCGCTTCGCGAAACTCTAATTTTAAGTCCAGGCGCAAATCGTCGCCCCGTACCGGTCCGGTGCGCCGACCGGCGGTTGCGCCCGTTCCCATCCCCCCGAAGCCGCCGAATACGGCCTCGAAGATGTCAGCAAAACCGCTCATATCGCCGAAGTCCGGCGCACCCGCCGCTCCGGAAACGCCTGCTTCGCCGAAGCGGTCGTAACGGGCGCGAGTGTCGGGGTTGGAGAGGACTTCGTTAGCGCGATTGATTTCTTTGAACCGTTCCTCTGCTCCCGCCTCTTTATTCACATCGGGGTGATATTTCCGGGCGAGGCGACGGTAAGCGCGCTTGATTTCCTCTGGCGTTGCATCGCGAGAGATTCCTAAAAGTTCGTAGTAGTCGCCTGCCATAGTGCGTCTGTCGTCCGTAGGGGTGAATGGGGTCGTTTGTTGGGAGAAATGGAATTCAAGCGCCTATTCGGCGACTTCGTAGTCGGCTGCCACCGTCCGGTCGTCATCGTCATCTTCAAAATCAAACTTGAAGAAATCTTCCTCTTCTACCGCTTCCTCTTTCTTTGACGATCGAGCCGATTCCTCCGGTTCGGAGGCGAAGGGCGATTTGTCGTCATCGACGGGTTCAAAGTCGTCACTACCGCTCCGTTCGGAACTGCCGCTTCGTTCGGAACGGTTGTACAGATCGGAACCGACGGCAAGAACGGCTTGTTTGAATTCTTCGAGCTTAGTTTTGACTTCAGCAATGGTTGCTGCGCCGTCTTCAAAGGCTGCCTCCATCACTTGACGTTTTTGTTCGGCGGTAACTTTGAGGTCTTCGCGGATGAATTCGCCACTATCTTTGAGGGTGGACTCGTAGGTGTAGGCGATGCTGTCGGCTTGGTTGCGCAATTCGACGATTTCGACGCGACGGCGGTCTTGTTCTGCGAATTTTTCGGCTTCTTGCCGCATTCGCTCGACTTCGGTGGGGTTGAGACCGCCGGTATTGGTGATGCGGATGCTTTGCTCTTTGCCGGTGCCTTTATCTTGGGCGGCGACTTTGAGGATGCCGTCTACGTCGATTTCAAAGCTGACTTCGATTTGGGGAACGCCGCGCGGGGCGGGGGGAATGCCCGCTAGCAGGAATTTGCCCAAGCTTTTGTTGTCTTTTGCCATCGCTCGCTCGCCTTGCAGAACGTGGATTTCAACGGAGGTTTGCCCGTCAATAGCGGTGGAGAAGACTTGGGATTTGCTGGTGGGAATGGTGGTGTTGCGCTCGATAATTTTGGTGAATACTTCTCCGAGGGTTTCGATACCGAGGGAGAGCGGGGTTACGTCGAGTAGGAGTAGATCTTCGACTTCGCCGCCGAGGATACCGCCTTGGATGGCAGCACCGAGGGCGACTGCTTCGTCGGGATTGACGGAGCGATCGGGTTCTTTGCCGCCGCAAAATTTGCGCACGGCATTGCCTACGGCGGGAATACGGGTGGAACCGCCGACGAAGAGAATGCGATCGATCTCTTCTGTGGTCAGGTCGGAGTCTTTGAGGGCTTGACGAACGGGTTCTAATGTGCCTTCGATTAAGTCGCTGGCGAGTTCTTCAAACTTCGCCCGAGACAGTTCCATTTCCAAATGTTTGGGTCCGGTTTCGTCGGCGGTGATAAAGGGCAGGTTAATCGAAGTCGTCATGACGCTGGAGAGTTCGACCTTGGCTTTTTCTGCGGCTTCTCGGAGTCGCTGCAAGGCCATTTTGTCTTTGGCGAGGTCGATGCCTTCTTTTTCGGTAAAGTTAGCGCTCATCCAGTTGACAATGGTGGTGTCAAAATCGTCGCCGCCGAGATGGTTGTTGCCGGAGGTGGCTTTGACTTCAAATACGCCGTCGCCCAGTTGCAGGACGGATACGTCGAAGGTTCCGCCGCCGAGGTCGAAGACGAGGACGTGCTGTTCGCGATCTTGCTTGTCGATCCCGTAGGCTAAGGATGCCGCCGTCGGTTCGTTAATAATTCGCAACACTTCGAGGCCGGAAATCGTTCCCGAATCTTTGGTGGCTTGGCGCTGAGCGTCGGTGAAGTAGGCGGGAACGGTAATGACAGCTTGCGTCACCGGTTCGCCCAGAAATTGTTCGGCATCGGCTTTGAGCTTTTGCAAGATCATCGCCGAGATTTCTTGGGGGGTGTATTGGCGATCGCGAATTTTGACATCTACCGTTTCGTCGCGCCCTTTGACGCAATTGTAGGGAACGCGCGAACGTTCTTCCACCGTATCGTCCCAGCGACGACCGATAAATCGCTTGATACTGTAGACCGTATTTTCCGCATTGGTGACGGCTTGGCGCTTGGCCAACTGACCGACGAGACGTTCGTTGGCTTTGCCGAAGGCTACCATGCTTGGAGTTGTTCGTCCACCTTCAGAGTTGGGAACCACGATCGGTTTCCCCCCCTCCAAAACAGCAACGCAACTATTGGTTGTCCCGAGATCGATACCGATGACTTTTCCCATAGCGCTTTGGAGTAGATGTGTGCGAAAGGCTTTTTTTGAGAGAGACTCCCCCGCCGGGAGGCAGGGATTTTTTTTATAAATCCGAGTTGCCACTCGAAGCTGAAGCATCCTCTTCTGAGGTTACCACGGCTTCTTTGGGAGCAGCAACTTTAACCATTGCATGGCGCAAAACGCGATCGCCAAGCAGGTAGCCGCGAACCAATTGTTCGATCACCGTATCTTCGGGGTGTTCGTCGGTTTGAACCTGCAACATCGCTTCGTGATAGTTGGGATCGAAAGGTTCGCCTTCAGAGCGCATCGCCGAAACGCCAATGCGTTTGAGGCCGCCGACTAAATCTTTATAAACGTTTTGATAGCTTTTATGGATTTCCATTTCGCCATCGTTATTCGGCTTGATGTGCGATCGCGCCCGCTCGAAGTTATCCACAGCGGGCAGCAAATCCATAATCGTATCCCGTTTGATTTTGTACTCCAACTCTTCTTTTTCTTTTACCGTGCGCTTGCGGAAGTTATCGAAGTCGGCGGCCGTTCTGACGAGTTGGTTTTTGTAGCTGTCGAGTTGCCGATCGCGCTCGTCGATTTGCTGCTTGAGGGCTTCGAGTTCTTGCTTTAAGCTAGCAACCTCACTGGCGCTGGCGGCGGAGACTTCCGAAGCCGAGGCACTCTCGGCTGCTTCCCGAACCGAAGGTTCCGGCGCGATCGTCTCTGCCTCGGAGTTGCCCTCACCCTCTAATGGCATCGCCGATTCGGAAGTCGATTCTTGGGAGGATTCGGGTGGCTTTTGCTCGTCAATCATGGTCTGCTTCAAAAAACTACAGGAATGTCGTAGGAATGGGATTTTCCCCTTCAAATGGGAGAGCAATCGGGGGGAGTGCGCCTCGCAAGGCGGAGTTCTGCTAGAGCGCTGACTCCGAATCTTGCAGACTGCGGTAGCGGTTGATGTTTTGAATTATACCGCTCCCCTCCAGGGCTTTCGGAGACTGAACCGCTCGCCCGCGACAGTTCCGGTTCGCCCGATCGCAGTTCGCATTGAAAATTAAACCGCGCTCGATGTAATTAAATTTAACATTATCTGAAAGATTTTCTGCCATTAGCGATCGCAAGCCCTACATACGCACCCATCGAGTCCGAGGAGCAGTTATTATCTAGGAAAGGGATGAACGACCTCACTTGCACCCGAGTTGGGGAGGGGCATTTCGCATCGCGTCCATCCCGGTCGGGTAACGGAGATATTTTCACTCATTATGACTCAATCACCATTATCAAAGCGTTCCCGCGCTGTCGCCTTACTCAGTAACGATCTCTCGCCGTTCGGTCGCCAACTCGTACAAGCGGGCTATGTCGATGGCGAGCAAATGCAGCAAGCCTTAGCTGAAACGCGCAAAAGCGGCCGCCCGCTGACCGAAATTTTGGAGTCGATGACTGGGCGGCAACTCTCGCCCGAACTGCTGCGCCAATATAAAAAACAGCAGTTATTTGAACTTAAAATACTCTACGGCGTTGAATCCCTCGATCCGGAAATCGATCCCGTCACCCAAAATCAAATGGGCGCGCTGATCGATACCCTCATCCCCATCGACCTCTGTCGCCGCTATAAATTAGTCCCCCTCATGCAAAAGGATAGCGAACCGCCCTCCTTGCTGGTGGCGATGGTCTCTCCCGATAACCTAGAGGCTCAAGACGAACTCAAGCGCATCCTGCGGCCTCAAGGCATCAGCTTGCAGCGCATGGTGATTGCAATGGAAGACTACCAAAAGCTGCTAGAGCGCTATCTCGACGAACAACTGCGTAAAACCAAGCAAGCCGAAGAACAGAAAGCGGTCGATGTCTCCAATCTCAGTTTTGGGGGCGAACTCGAAGACGCACCCGATGAAGGTGACATGGATATCGGTGCGGCTCAAGATGCAGAAGGCGCACCAATTGTCAACTTGGTCAATAAAATCTTAATGAAGGCGCTGCAAGACGGCGTATCGGACATCCACGTCGAACCTCAAGAAGAAT is part of the Oscillatoria sp. FACHB-1406 genome and encodes:
- the grpE gene encoding nucleotide exchange factor GrpE; protein product: MIDEQKPPESSQESTSESAMPLEGEGNSEAETIAPEPSVREAAESASASEVSAASASEVASLKQELEALKQQIDERDRQLDSYKNQLVRTAADFDNFRKRTVKEKEELEYKIKRDTIMDLLPAVDNFERARSHIKPNNDGEMEIHKSYQNVYKDLVGGLKRIGVSAMRSEGEPFDPNYHEAMLQVQTDEHPEDTVIEQLVRGYLLGDRVLRHAMVKVAAPKEAVVTSEEDASASSGNSDL
- the dnaK gene encoding molecular chaperone DnaK is translated as MGKVIGIDLGTTNSCVAVLEGGKPIVVPNSEGGRTTPSMVAFGKANERLVGQLAKRQAVTNAENTVYSIKRFIGRRWDDTVEERSRVPYNCVKGRDETVDVKIRDRQYTPQEISAMILQKLKADAEQFLGEPVTQAVITVPAYFTDAQRQATKDSGTISGLEVLRIINEPTAASLAYGIDKQDREQHVLVFDLGGGTFDVSVLQLGDGVFEVKATSGNNHLGGDDFDTTIVNWMSANFTEKEGIDLAKDKMALQRLREAAEKAKVELSSVMTTSINLPFITADETGPKHLEMELSRAKFEELASDLIEGTLEPVRQALKDSDLTTEEIDRILFVGGSTRIPAVGNAVRKFCGGKEPDRSVNPDEAVALGAAIQGGILGGEVEDLLLLDVTPLSLGIETLGEVFTKIIERNTTIPTSKSQVFSTAIDGQTSVEIHVLQGERAMAKDNKSLGKFLLAGIPPAPRGVPQIEVSFEIDVDGILKVAAQDKGTGKEQSIRITNTGGLNPTEVERMRQEAEKFAEQDRRRVEIVELRNQADSIAYTYESTLKDSGEFIREDLKVTAEQKRQVMEAAFEDGAATIAEVKTKLEEFKQAVLAVGSDLYNRSERSGSSERSGSDDFEPVDDDKSPFASEPEESARSSKKEEAVEEEDFFKFDFEDDDDDRTVAADYEVAE
- the dnaJ gene encoding molecular chaperone DnaJ, with amino-acid sequence MAGDYYELLGISRDATPEEIKRAYRRLARKYHPDVNKEAGAEERFKEINRANEVLSNPDTRARYDRFGEAGVSGAAGAPDFGDMSGFADIFEAVFGGFGGMGTGATAGRRTGPVRGDDLRLDLKLEFREAIFGGDKEIRIPHLETCKVCSGSGAKSGTGSKTCPTCNGSGQIRRSTRTPFGSFAQVSACPTCNGEGQIIEQKCENCGGAGRKQETKKLKITIPPGVDNGTRLRVAREGDAGQRGGTPGDLYVYLFVEEDKEFKREGINILSEISISYLQAILGSRLNVNTVDGPMEVTIAPGTQPNTELRLEDRGVPKLGNAVSRGDQLVTVRVDIPTRTSAEERELLEKLAKLRGENIGKGGIEGFLGKMFGS